The genome window GCCTCATGCCGGAAAACGGCGCGTGGGGTGTGACGGGCATTGAAGGGAGACGGGGTTAATTGATCTTGAATCGTGATTTAACTACCGCGCCCTTCCCTGACCCAAGCTAACTGCTTCTTAGCTGGCCCTCGCTTCGAAGCTTGAAGTCGAGGTTTGTGATACCAACTGGAACGAGCAATACCAAGCCACAAGAGAGTCTTTTTGAGGTTTGAGAGTTTGTTCTCGCTGACAGACTCGTCGATCATCTTACGGCTTGTGGCAGTGAGCTTTATAGGTCCGAAATTTTTTTTAAAACCGTATTGGCTACCGTAAGGTTGGCTATGATTTCATCTCTCTGAGCTATCTTGCTTTAACTTATCGCACTCGCTATTCTGCCTTGATTTTCCTTTGGATCGATTAGTAATAGCTGTTTTCCCTGCACTTATAAACTCATCTTTGAGCCGGTATAGGCTTCCTTCACTTATTTTGAAGCGTCTAGCTATAGCTGAAGCTGACTCACTTCGTGTCAATAGTGCCATCACAGCTTCAACCCTTTGCGCATTGCTAATCTGCAGCTTCTTACCCATGATACCTCCTTGTAACTCGTTAAGTTTACATCAGGAAGTGAATTTTCTCACTGTAGTGAGTCCAATTAACCCCGAGCAAGACACTTGCTAGCGGCGATATCGAGAAAAATGGGCCATTGGGTGGTGCTGTGAACTATATGATAAAACGATGGACCGAACTCAATGAGTTTATGCATACCCCAGGTGTTCCTTTTTCGAACGCCGAATGCGAACGCACCATTAAAAAGTTAATTACCCATCGTAAATACAGCTTGTTTTACAAAACTGCCAAGGGCGCTCAAGTTGGTGATGTTATCCAAAGCCTAATCGCCACTTGCCAAGAGCTTGGGGTTAGCCCCTGCAAGTACCTTGCCTGGCTCCAAGGAATAAGTCCGCGGTTAAACAGTCGCCGGAAGCCTATCTGCCTTGGTGCTATTCAGCATAAATTTTTTTTGCTTTTTTTTTACTGAGGGGACACGAGTGACTCAAGAAAATCGGTTTGCAGAATTGGGGAACTTACACATTGTAATCAAAGAGGTCCGTTTTACAGTAGAATAATGTTATTCTTGGACTTTAGTACCTCAAATTTCCACTGAACCAGAATAAACTTTAGAAAGTATTTCAATTTAGCATGAAACAAGGAAATTATAGGCATTTATTGGACAAAGGGTATTTAAATATATGTCTTGTCTTCTTCGTCTGTTATGGATTTTTTGGAACAGGAATTTCTCTCTTAATTCCCCCACTACAAGGTCCAGATGAAGCTACGCACTGGATTTCTGCAGTCTATAGAGCATCTTCCAAAGTTGATGGACGGGTTTGTAGCAAGGAATTGGATCTTCCTGCTTATTTCGAATTCAAAACTGTGGCATTTCAATCCCATAAGAAATTGAAGAGCAACATTTATTCTCAGGCAAGTACAGATAGACCTTCAAAATGCATTACTACTGATCCCGCTAATTATGGTAATAGCTTCACATACTTGGCTGTGTGGCTTGCTAAGGTGTTGGTGCCAGATGAAGAGTCGTCTATTCGTAAAGCGATCGTATCTTTTCACCTGGCAAGAATTATAAATGGCTTCGTGATACTTTCTGCACTGCTATTTTTACTATATTCCGTGACTCCAGGAAGGAGTTTAGGCCTCCTGTTTGTTGCATTCATAGTCCAGTCGCCTTTGTTTATTCAGCAGACATTTACGATTTCATCAGATTGGATCATAATCCTTACTAGTCTTCTAGTTCTCATTAGGTGTTTCTCCAGGAAGCCCTTAGGGTTCCTGTTTTTCTCATTATTTTCAATAATATCGGTTGGGGCCATACTGACGAAACCCGTAATTTTACCTTTGCTAATGCTACCTCTTCTTTTTCCTATAAAAGATGAAGCAGCCTTTACCTATAAGAACTTAAAAGTAACTTACAACC of Pseudobacteriovorax antillogorgiicola contains these proteins:
- a CDS encoding helix-turn-helix domain-containing protein, translating into MGKKLQISNAQRVEAVMALLTRSESASAIARRFKISEGSLYRLKDEFISAGKTAITNRSKGKSRQNSECDKLKQDSSER
- a CDS encoding IS66 family transposase, translated to MEKNGPLGGAVNYMIKRWTELNEFMHTPGVPFSNAECERTIKKLITHRKYSLFYKTAKGAQVGDVIQSLIATCQELGVSPCKYLAWLQGISPRLNSRRKPICLGAIQHKFFLLFFY
- a CDS encoding DUF2142 domain-containing protein → MKQGNYRHLLDKGYLNICLVFFVCYGFFGTGISLLIPPLQGPDEATHWISAVYRASSKVDGRVCSKELDLPAYFEFKTVAFQSHKKLKSNIYSQASTDRPSKCITTDPANYGNSFTYLAVWLAKVLVPDEESSIRKAIVSFHLARIINGFVILSALLFLLYSVTPGRSLGLLFVAFIVQSPLFIQQTFTISSDWIIILTSLLVLIRCFSRKPLGFLFFSLFSIISVGAILTKPVILPLLMLPLLFPIKDEAAFTYKNLKVTYNHIAALVQCFAFLAYVATIFTNSDEFTDSGNISGLDPIAQLRFILFHFDVACTAIYRGIVDWITWDKFLGPLGWVDVFFAKTTLRYWSELTQGVLYIEGLILTITAYNARRLKFSRTRLLLGCLLVFGSFIAVPFAMYLLVTVPGSNFVNGLQTRYYFPSIIASMAIFQLFPLECEDESVELSLTQETILWVITLIPLGFLLRFYAFVWIDVLWRYR